In Halovulum dunhuangense, one genomic interval encodes:
- a CDS encoding glutamate ligase domain-containing protein, protein MTLEPSDSLLSRLMTLHPKVIDLSLGRMERILTALGNPERKLPPSVLIAGTNGKGSTQAMIRAGLEAEGLKVHAYTSPHLARFHERITVASETIGEDFLAEMLAECEAANGGAPITYFEITTAAAFLAYSRVPADFAVIEVGLGGRLDATNVISPDVCVITPVSRDHEQYLGNTIAAIAGEKAGILRPGVPAAIAPQVAEAEEVILATADRLGTPLRVGNRDWQIWEEHGRAAYQDGDGLIDLPLPRLIGAHQVVNAGTAITALKLLGRGNPERALTDAVWPARLQHLRRGPLVDLAGRAELWLDGGHNPAAGIALAEAVTRLSPRPLHLICGMLSTKDVEGYLRPLAGVAQSLHAVSIPGETATLPAAATAAAAARAGFSEVVRAEDVASAIRAITASAPDARILICGSLYLAGGVLRENG, encoded by the coding sequence GTGACGCTCGAGCCCAGCGACAGCCTGCTGTCGCGGCTGATGACGCTGCATCCCAAGGTGATCGACCTGTCCCTTGGCCGGATGGAACGCATCCTCACCGCGCTGGGCAACCCGGAGCGCAAGCTGCCGCCCTCGGTGCTGATCGCGGGGACAAACGGCAAGGGTTCCACCCAGGCCATGATCCGCGCCGGGCTGGAGGCGGAGGGGCTGAAGGTCCACGCCTACACCTCGCCGCACCTGGCGCGGTTTCACGAGCGGATCACCGTCGCGAGCGAGACCATCGGCGAGGATTTCCTGGCCGAGATGCTGGCCGAATGCGAGGCCGCGAATGGCGGTGCGCCGATCACCTATTTCGAGATCACGACCGCGGCGGCCTTTCTGGCCTATTCCCGCGTTCCCGCGGATTTCGCCGTGATCGAAGTGGGCCTTGGCGGCCGGCTTGATGCGACCAACGTCATTTCTCCGGATGTCTGCGTGATCACGCCCGTCTCGCGCGATCACGAGCAATACCTGGGCAACACCATCGCCGCCATCGCCGGCGAAAAGGCAGGCATCCTGCGCCCCGGCGTGCCGGCGGCGATAGCCCCCCAGGTGGCCGAGGCCGAGGAGGTGATCCTTGCCACCGCCGACCGGCTGGGCACGCCGCTGCGCGTCGGCAACCGCGACTGGCAGATCTGGGAAGAACATGGCCGCGCCGCTTATCAGGACGGGGACGGGCTGATCGACCTGCCGCTGCCGCGGCTGATCGGGGCGCACCAGGTGGTCAATGCGGGCACGGCGATCACCGCGCTGAAGCTGCTTGGCCGCGGCAATCCCGAGCGGGCGCTGACCGATGCGGTCTGGCCCGCGCGGTTGCAGCATCTGCGGCGCGGGCCGCTGGTGGACCTGGCGGGGCGGGCGGAACTGTGGCTCGATGGCGGGCACAACCCGGCCGCCGGGATCGCCCTGGCCGAGGCGGTGACGCGGCTGTCCCCGCGCCCGCTGCACCTGATCTGTGGCATGCTTTCCACCAAGGATGTCGAGGGCTATCTCCGGCCGCTGGCCGGCGTGGCGCAAAGCCTGCATGCCGTCAGCATCCCGGGCGAGACCGCCACCCTGCCCGCCGCCGCCACGGCCGCGGCCGCCGCGCGCGCAGGATTTTCCGAGGTCGTACGGGCCGAGGACGTGGCTAGCGCGATCCGCGCCATCACCGCAAGCGCCCCGGATGCGCGCATCCTGATCTGTGGCTCGCTCTACCTTGCGGGCGGCGTCCTGCGCGAGAACGGCTGA
- the trxA gene encoding thioredoxin: MATVKVTDGTFEAEVVNSDIPVVVDFWAEWCGPCKQIGPALEELSVLYEGKVKIAKVNVDENPGAPSQLGVRGIPALFLFKDGKVVSNKVGAAPKAALQSWIDGAV; encoded by the coding sequence ATGGCAACAGTGAAAGTGACCGACGGCACCTTCGAGGCCGAGGTCGTGAATTCCGACATCCCCGTCGTGGTGGATTTCTGGGCCGAATGGTGCGGCCCCTGCAAGCAGATCGGCCCGGCGCTGGAAGAGCTGTCCGTGCTCTACGAGGGCAAGGTCAAGATCGCCAAGGTGAACGTGGACGAGAACCCCGGCGCGCCGAGCCAGCTGGGCGTGCGCGGCATTCCGGCGCTGTTCCTGTTCAAGGATGGCAAGGTCGTGTCGAACAAGGTCGGCGCCGCGCCCAAGGCGGCCCTGCAAAGCTGGATCGACGGCGCTGTCTGA
- the accD gene encoding acetyl-CoA carboxylase, carboxyltransferase subunit beta, giving the protein MNWISNYVRPKINSLFSRREVPENLWTKCDECGQMLFHRELSDALNVCPNCNNHMYISPRQRFANLFDGGIYVDVPVPEPLADPLHFRDKKKYTDRLRDARKDSEGHDAMLVAEGELGRMKTVIAVQDFRFMSGSMGMYVGNAIIAAAERAVKLKCPLILFSAAGGARMQEGILSLMQMPRSTVAVQMLKEAGLPYVVVLTNATTGGVTASYAMLGDVQIAEPNALICFAGPRVIEQTIRETLPEGFQRSEYLLEHGMIDRVVSRKDMRYELGRITHMLMKQPPMVHGDLPAPAAAELPAPKPEPAKAADKEKTK; this is encoded by the coding sequence ATGAACTGGATCTCGAACTACGTCCGCCCGAAGATAAACTCTCTCTTCTCGCGCCGCGAGGTGCCGGAGAACCTGTGGACGAAATGCGACGAGTGCGGGCAGATGCTGTTCCACCGGGAACTGTCGGACGCGCTGAACGTCTGCCCGAACTGCAACAACCACATGTACATCTCGCCGCGGCAGCGGTTCGCGAACCTGTTCGACGGCGGGATCTATGTGGACGTCCCGGTGCCCGAGCCGCTGGCCGATCCGCTGCATTTCCGCGACAAGAAGAAATACACCGACCGGCTGCGCGATGCCCGCAAGGACAGCGAGGGCCATGACGCCATGCTGGTGGCCGAGGGCGAACTGGGTCGGATGAAGACCGTGATCGCGGTGCAGGACTTCCGTTTCATGTCCGGCTCGATGGGCATGTATGTCGGCAACGCGATCATCGCCGCGGCCGAACGCGCGGTGAAGCTGAAATGCCCCCTCATCCTGTTCTCGGCCGCCGGCGGCGCCCGCATGCAGGAGGGGATCCTGTCGCTGATGCAGATGCCGCGCTCGACAGTGGCGGTGCAGATGCTCAAGGAGGCGGGGCTGCCCTATGTTGTCGTCCTGACCAACGCGACCACCGGCGGGGTGACCGCCAGCTACGCGATGCTTGGCGACGTGCAGATCGCCGAACCGAACGCCCTGATCTGCTTTGCCGGGCCGCGGGTGATCGAGCAGACCATACGCGAAACCCTGCCCGAGGGGTTCCAGCGGTCCGAGTACCTGCTGGAGCACGGCATGATCGACCGCGTGGTAAGCCGCAAGGACATGCGCTACGAATTGGGCCGCATCACGCACATGCTGATGAAGCAGCCGCCGATGGTGCATGGCGACCTGCCCGCCCCTGCCGCGGCGGAACTTCCTGCGCCGAAGCCGGAGCCGGCAAAGGCCGCGGACAAGGAAAAGACCAAGTGA
- a CDS encoding CPBP family intramembrane glutamic endopeptidase produces MSPAIQAYLDQTAPLAGRATLWRWLLTGAFVVAGQTAATVAIFYIFAQASSLATGAPLGQSLAQIAGMGSPLSLVAILLTFSGFILGIMLGLRLLHRSRLGPILSRKGGFAWREFFHVSALFLALGIGAVGISHVFQDYNRNLSLGVWLFWLAPALVATFVQVFAEELVFRGYLQSQLAARFRSPLIWIGGPAVIFGALHLPNAAAFGANGWLVLLAPMLIGVIAGHVTARTGGIAAATGIHFANNCLGLLIVAVPGPFGALSLWLHPIDLSDIATVRPMILLNIGLILAAYGVYLLLIRRRDARLQPR; encoded by the coding sequence TCCAAGCCTATCTCGACCAGACCGCCCCGCTGGCAGGCCGCGCCACCCTCTGGCGCTGGCTGCTGACGGGGGCTTTCGTTGTTGCGGGGCAGACCGCCGCCACGGTGGCGATCTTCTACATCTTCGCGCAGGCATCGAGCCTGGCGACCGGCGCCCCCCTCGGCCAATCCCTTGCGCAGATAGCGGGCATGGGCAGCCCGCTGTCGCTGGTGGCGATCCTGCTGACCTTCTCGGGTTTCATCCTGGGGATCATGCTCGGGCTTCGGCTGCTGCATCGCAGCCGCCTCGGGCCGATCCTGTCGCGCAAGGGCGGCTTCGCCTGGCGGGAGTTCTTCCACGTCTCGGCGCTTTTTCTCGCCCTCGGGATCGGGGCGGTCGGGATTTCGCATGTCTTCCAGGACTACAACCGCAACCTCTCTCTCGGGGTCTGGCTGTTCTGGCTCGCCCCGGCGCTGGTCGCGACCTTTGTCCAGGTCTTCGCCGAGGAACTCGTGTTCCGCGGCTACCTGCAAAGCCAGCTTGCAGCGCGGTTCCGCAGCCCGCTGATCTGGATCGGGGGGCCGGCGGTGATCTTCGGCGCACTGCACCTGCCCAACGCCGCCGCCTTTGGCGCGAATGGCTGGCTGGTGCTGCTTGCCCCCATGCTGATCGGGGTGATCGCGGGCCATGTCACCGCCCGCACCGGTGGGATCGCAGCGGCGACGGGCATCCACTTCGCCAACAACTGCCTCGGCCTGCTGATCGTGGCGGTGCCGGGGCCCTTCGGCGCGCTGAGCCTGTGGCTGCACCCGATCGACCTGAGCGACATCGCGACGGTGCGGCCGATGATCCTGCTGAACATCGGGCTTATATTGGCGGCCTACGGCGTCTATCTGCTGCTGATCCGCCGCCGGGATGCGCGATTGCAACCCCGGTGA